ATGAATAAACTACATGCATCATCGGAGTTGTCGAATGTTTAGTGATACTATAAAATTGTGATATTAATGAAGAACGGAACTACATGCATCGTAGAGGAGTCAAATGATACTTTGGAAATCATAAAACATATTTACTCTGAATCGGTAATCTCAAAGAAGAGAAATTAGACCAGTGCATGCATTACTTTGACTGATTTGCACTCGCTTGCTGACTTGCTACAGGTCGTTCGAAAAGGTCTTTCTTTAACACGAGGTAAATTTACGAGGACATTTTGTTTACAATAATTAGTACtaagtactccctccgtttcaaattatatgtcgttctagaacaaaatttttgttttaaaataagtgtcgttttcggttttcaatgcaaaatttattgaaaatattttctattctattttcaTATTGGTTGATGTgcattggtaatagtatttttattttggaaatatgtaaaattaaatattttcgtaatctgtgtgcaaagacttagaacgacaaataatatgaaatggagggagtaggATTTTTCTCTGACTCCAAATCGATAATCTCAAAGAAAAGACATTAACCCCAATGCATGCGTTACTTTGACTGATTCCCACTCACTTGATGACTTGCTCACTTTTTCTCCGTGTCTTATTTGAGAAGGTCTTACTTTTAAACAGAAGGTAAATTTACGAGGACATTTTGTTTACCAGacttaaattttctttttgagaaaacCAAGAGAGTTTTGGTATAAAATCTTTTCAATATATTTCACTGTTTTCCAAAAATGATTAATTTAGGAAAATTTTCGAAAAATACATCTATATgagattttaatttgaaaactacaaaaaaaaaataatttgaaaactacataactttatagtatttttgaaagcaacatttttatatgtaaattgaTTAATCTATCCAGtctgaatattaaaaaataactctaactttttcattataattagttaattatattatatattttaatataaaataaagaaacagaGCCTTTATCATCTTTGTCTTATGAATTCCTTATTGTTCAGTTTTTTCAAATCTATCATTTACACATTAGAAAGGTCATTTACATATTCTTAATACTTATAAGAAAGTATTAAGTGTTCCTCTTCGAACTGTAATTGTTGATCCCTTCATGAGAATTGAGAAGAATAGACAAAAATCCTTCTCAAAGCGGCCaccaaatttatataaacataaaaaaaatatttaaacataaaaaattaggttagtatttataaatgtataCAGTACAGAGTTGACCTCACAAgttacaatgtagtaatattaatttaaagtattttcaaataataacaaAGGATGCTAGAAACGAGAAGGACGAGTCTATAACTTTCCTCCTaaaagactctctctctctctctctctctcactctctctatatataaacTTAACGCCCAAGGATTTATCCACAGATCCAGAAAATCCCCAAACAAATCATAACTCAAAAGTTAAAAGACATGAAGCAACAACATTTCTTGGTCGCCTTCTTCCTCGTCCTGTTAAGCTTCCTCCTGGTAAAGCTTCTATGTACTATATATAACCTAACTAATTAAGATCtgatttatatatacatgtatatgtaaaaccaattttatatattgttgGTACAGTTTGTGAATCTGAGTGAAGGAAGACCAAGAGTTGCAGAGGAATATTGGAAGAACGTGATGAAGAATGAGCCATTACCTGAACCAATCAAAGATGCTCTTAACAATCCATTTAGGGCAGGGAACGAGAGGTTCGCCAAGAACTTCAACACCAAATCTGTCGTCATCATTTACCACAATCCTAATGTATAAGTGATTAAATCAATGTATCGGGTTATACATGCACGTCTATGTGTGTGTTATTTAAGCAAATAAGATAATAACATCTGTTTGAGTTGTTATAGACTTATTCTACAATATATTCACCAGTGAAGAAACGTTAACCCTAGCCTAGATATAGTACTAACACTAAAAAAATGATTCCCTTTTACCATAACCAAAAGATTACTGCACTAAGCATATAATCTTTTTTCTTGGACAACAACACTAAgcatataatcaaaataatgtaaaatgTAATCGACaatttctgattttattttctgGACAAGAGTTTTAAAATCCATGAAAAAGTTAAAGCGCATGAATTACACTCCTAATGAGACAAAAATACATAGGTTACAATGTAATACAAAACAACGGTTACTAATTCTTTCTGAATCAAGTAAAAAAGAACACAAACGGGAAAGAAGACAAAATGCAATCAATAAGGGACAGAATGTGGTGGTGATTTCAACTAAAACTCAGAAACAAGAATTGAATAAGAAGAAATTGAAGAATCGTTACAACTGTATCCAAAGACAAAatgatatttgtttattttaattgaatTGTTTCTCTTAtataattgaatataaaaaagggaattaaaaattcataaagaAAAAGTAAGCAAATTGTGTTAATGTGAGGTTCGAACCTTTTACTGGGAATGGTTAGTCATTATACTAAAGAGTTTAATCAAATTGATGCcccaaaaaaatatgtaatgttttgtaaaaatatatgtaatattttgtaaaGGGTGGACATGTCTTTAATCAGGACAGACCATGCATTTCACATTGGGAATAAGAGACCTAAGGGATTACAACATAGCAATGGTAGCGAAACAGAGTTGGAGATTATTGCAACATCCCAAACTCCTCTTAAACAGAGTTTTGAAAGTTAATTAATACTACCCTAAGACGAGCATTCTGCAAGCAAGTTCACAAACCAGTTTGAGCCACACATAGAGAGCATTTTGGAAGGTAAGAAACTATGTTCTAAAGGTCTAAAATGGCTAATAGGAGAGGGTAAGTAAACGCAAATGTGGACTGACAATTGGCTTCCAACCTTCTAAAGGATTTGGATCTCATATAATGCCACTTTTAcaagtttttgattttataaatccaAAAAACTAACACTTGGAATGAGCAAAAACTTTCTTCTGTTGTATGTAGATGGTGAGAATCTTAGGTTCAACAAGTTAATATTCACCCATCAGTGACAGGAACTAAAGATCGAATCATATGGTGTCACATCAAAGATGGGAAATACTCAGTCAAATCAGGTTATAGTCTCTTTAGAGACTTGCAAGAATCTCGGGCTACACATATAAATACAAGCTATAATAGTTTGCTTGATAAGGAGACTTGTTACAATCTATGGAAATGTTTGAGTAATAGATTAGCTTTTTGatgtcaaagaaaaaaacaatgtacTGAAACTGAAAGTCCCTCCTAAGATTAAACATTTTTTGGTAGATAATGCCTCCTTGTTTCAGATAATCTTACCAAAAGAGGTATAAAGATTGATGCAACCTGCCAAATATGTGACAACCATCACGAAACTGTAAATCATCTCCTCTTCCATTGTAGAGTCGGCAGGGAAATATGAAACATGGGGCCTATATATTCACAACGCAGCACCAAATCATATTAGCCATGACGAGATCAGAGACAATGTTGAATCCCTGTTGTGCATCACCAAAAGCCAAAGAGAGGATGTAAGTTATTTCCCATTCATTGGTTGGAGAATTTGGAAGATGAGAAACAATCTCATATTTCAAGGAAAAAGATGGTCAAATAAATCTTTTGTGGATTTTAATGTTTGGAAAGACGCAATGCTTAAGGAGGACGAACAAGTCGGAAATAGAGAGATATCTATTAAGCCAAATGATAATCCATCTGTCAATGTAAAAACAAATACTTCCTCAGATGTAATCCAGCAAACTAATAGCTTCTGTTGTTTTGTAGATGACTCATGGACATCCTCGTTTTAGAAAGCAGGGATTGGATGAGAGCTCTCTACAACAGAGACTGCAAACTCCTTGTACAAGGAAGGACTGCAATCGATCCTATAAACTCAGTATTAGAGACAGAAGCTGAAGCACTACGCATGGCTGTAGTACAGATGAAGAGAATGGGTTTCAACAAGGTAATATTCTGTGGAGACTCCTCAATGTTTGTACAATTGCCTATCTAACAGGAAGAAAAAAGGGGCTGAACACAAAGATCAACTCATGCATCACCAGACATACATTGATAACATTCTGAACCTTGTTGATTGATGTACCCCAACGTGAGATTACATAACTTATAATCTAGCAAAAAGGGGTAGAGTGGAAAACTCACTATGTAATATTTATGGAACGTTTGATTGTACTATCATATGtaatgaaataattttaaatgttgACAAAAATGAAGTTGCAGAGTAACGAAAGTACGAGACCATTGAGTCTTTTCATAAATGTGatagacaacaacaacaacagtaaACAACGTTAtgggtttatttttttattttcaataatttaccACAGAACAACAGCTTTACAAGAAGGTAAAAAACCTCGGAGAATGAGATAAACTGGTGGTCAGAGAGCAAAGGTAAAAGAATCCTTTTAGCATTCACA
Above is a window of Raphanus sativus cultivar WK10039 unplaced genomic scaffold, ASM80110v3 Scaffold2643, whole genome shotgun sequence DNA encoding:
- the LOC108820341 gene encoding uncharacterized protein LOC108820341; this translates as MKQQHFLVAFFLVLLSFLLFVNLSEGRPRVAEEYWKNVMKNEPLPEPIKDALNNPFRAGNERFAKNFNTKSVVIIYHNPNV